A section of the Thauera chlorobenzoica genome encodes:
- a CDS encoding thermostable hemolysin yields the protein MEWPHAYPALPPLPAPLAHHGAALPRRLALVPVRTDAQRSAVEAFIRARFAAHYDARVRHFMPCLYGLESDDGRLYGALGTRAADAEALFLERYLERPVEQILRDRCGVAAARSDIVEVGNLAARGVGAARLLILALSGMLAAQGFRWVVFTATPALRNSFQRLGLALRTLGPADPACMGEEAREWGSYYERCPQVMAGEIAQGAAHPLRAGAALAPGCRFLPCGGEGAHVAGR from the coding sequence ATGGAATGGCCGCACGCCTATCCCGCACTGCCTCCGCTGCCGGCGCCGCTGGCGCACCACGGCGCCGCCCTGCCGCGCCGCCTGGCCCTGGTTCCGGTGCGCACCGACGCGCAGCGCAGCGCGGTCGAAGCCTTCATCCGCGCCCGTTTCGCCGCGCACTATGACGCCCGGGTGCGCCACTTCATGCCCTGCCTGTACGGGCTCGAGAGTGACGACGGCCGCCTGTACGGTGCGCTCGGCACGCGCGCCGCGGATGCCGAAGCGCTGTTCCTCGAGCGCTACCTCGAGCGGCCGGTCGAGCAGATCCTCCGCGATCGATGCGGCGTCGCCGCGGCCCGCAGCGACATCGTCGAAGTCGGCAACCTCGCCGCCCGCGGGGTGGGCGCAGCCCGGCTGCTGATCCTCGCCCTGAGCGGGATGCTGGCGGCGCAGGGTTTTCGCTGGGTGGTATTCACCGCGACGCCGGCGCTGCGCAACAGCTTCCAGCGCCTCGGCCTGGCGCTGCGGACGCTGGGTCCGGCCGATCCCGCCTGCATGGGCGAGGAGGCGCGGGAGTGGGGCAGCTACTACGAGCGCTGCCCGCAGGTGATGGCCGGCGAGATCGCGCAGGGGGCGGCGCACCCGCTACGCGCCGGCGCCGCCCTGGCGCCGGGCTGCCGGTTCCTGCCCTGCGGGGGGGAGGGGGCGCATGTCGCCGGGCGTTGA
- a CDS encoding AMP-binding protein has protein sequence MSPGVDALRRAIAAYGERPALQCGAHTLRYAGVDQAVAQRSAELAGLGAARVALSLDNGIDWVLWELALLFGGRICVPVPGFFSPAQQRHVIDSAAIDTWIGPPPAWLADAGFGERQPGVFQRRPPVAVEVPRGTVKITYTSGTTGQPKGVCLDGEAQLAVAHSVSGLAQACGVQRHLCVLPLATLLENIAGVYAPLLAGACVVLAPLAEIGIHGASGLDPARLLGSLDAVRPHSLILLPQLLQVLVGAAERGRALPDSLRFIAVGGGRVAPQLLRRAEALGLPVFEGYGLSECASVVCLNTPQGRRIGSVGRPLAHVRLRLGEDGEILVRGARMLGYLGEAPGAGEWQATGDLGHIEDGFLVVHGRKKHQFITAFGRNVNPEWVEAELAQQPAVTQAWVHGEALAQNVAVLVPRSADCTDAELEAAVRAANAALPDYARAHRWLRAAAPFGAANGLATANGRLRRDALLQHYRAAIAALLSVPADEVRA, from the coding sequence ATGTCGCCGGGCGTTGACGCCCTGCGGCGGGCGATCGCCGCTTACGGTGAGCGCCCGGCGCTGCAGTGCGGCGCGCACACGCTGCGCTACGCCGGCGTCGACCAAGCCGTCGCCCAGCGCAGCGCCGAGCTCGCCGGGCTGGGCGCCGCACGGGTCGCCCTGAGCCTGGACAACGGCATCGACTGGGTGCTGTGGGAGCTGGCGCTGCTGTTCGGCGGGCGGATCTGCGTGCCCGTGCCGGGCTTCTTTTCTCCCGCCCAGCAGCGCCACGTCATCGACAGCGCCGCCATCGACACCTGGATCGGCCCGCCGCCGGCGTGGCTCGCCGACGCCGGCTTCGGCGAACGGCAGCCGGGGGTGTTCCAGCGCCGCCCGCCCGTGGCGGTGGAGGTGCCGCGCGGTACGGTCAAGATCACCTACACTTCCGGCACCACCGGCCAGCCCAAGGGCGTGTGCCTGGACGGCGAGGCGCAGCTCGCGGTGGCGCACAGCGTGAGCGGGCTCGCCCAGGCGTGCGGGGTGCAGCGCCATCTGTGCGTGTTGCCGCTGGCGACCCTGCTGGAGAACATCGCCGGCGTCTACGCGCCGCTCCTGGCCGGTGCCTGCGTGGTGCTTGCGCCCCTCGCCGAAATCGGCATCCACGGCGCCAGCGGGCTCGATCCGGCGCGCCTGCTCGGCAGTCTCGATGCGGTCCGCCCGCACAGTCTGATCCTGCTCCCCCAGCTGCTCCAGGTCCTGGTGGGTGCGGCCGAGCGCGGCCGGGCGCTGCCCGACAGCCTGCGCTTCATCGCCGTCGGCGGCGGCCGGGTGGCACCGCAGCTGTTGCGCCGCGCCGAGGCCCTGGGGTTGCCGGTGTTCGAGGGCTACGGCCTGTCCGAATGCGCTTCGGTGGTGTGCCTGAATACGCCCCAGGGGCGGCGTATCGGCTCCGTCGGCCGGCCCCTGGCGCATGTCCGGCTGCGTCTCGGCGAAGATGGCGAAATCCTGGTGCGCGGGGCGCGCATGCTCGGCTACCTGGGCGAAGCGCCAGGCGCCGGCGAGTGGCAGGCGACCGGTGATCTGGGCCACATCGAGGACGGTTTCCTGGTCGTCCACGGGCGCAAGAAGCACCAGTTCATCACCGCCTTCGGGCGCAACGTCAACCCGGAGTGGGTCGAGGCCGAGCTCGCCCAGCAGCCCGCGGTCACCCAGGCCTGGGTCCATGGCGAGGCCCTCGCGCAGAACGTCGCCGTCCTCGTGCCCCGCTCCGCCGACTGCACCGACGCCGAACTCGAGGCGGCCGTCCGTGCGGCCAATGCCGCCCTCCCCGACTACGCCCGCGCCCACCGCTGGCTGCGCGCCGCCGCTCCGTTCGGCGCCGCCAACGGGCTTGCCACCGCCAACGGCCGCCTGCGCCGCGATGCGCTGCTGCAACACTACCGGGCGGCGATCGCCGCCCTCCTGTCCGTCCCCGCCGATGAGGTCCGTGCATGA
- a CDS encoding TenA family transcriptional regulator, with protein MNFFDQLQRQTAAEREYLFDAPIIRQALAGTVGRDRYVAFLTEAYHHVKHTVPLLMACGARLPERLEWLREAVAEYIGEETGHQEWILADIAACGADADAVRHGQPALATELMVAYVYDRIARHNPVSFFGMVNVLEGTSIALATRAAGTLQRSLQLPAQAFTYLNSHGSLDQEHIRFFERLMNRLDCADDQAAVVHTAKVVYRLYADLFRTLAQSA; from the coding sequence ATGAACTTCTTTGACCAGCTGCAACGACAGACCGCCGCCGAGCGCGAATACCTGTTTGATGCGCCGATCATCCGCCAGGCGCTTGCCGGCACGGTCGGCCGCGACCGCTATGTCGCCTTCCTGACCGAGGCCTACCACCACGTCAAGCATACCGTGCCCCTGCTGATGGCCTGCGGCGCGCGCCTGCCCGAGCGCCTGGAGTGGCTGCGCGAAGCGGTCGCCGAATACATCGGCGAGGAGACCGGCCACCAGGAATGGATCCTCGCCGACATCGCCGCCTGCGGCGCCGATGCCGACGCCGTGCGCCACGGCCAGCCGGCGCTGGCCACCGAGCTGATGGTCGCCTACGTCTACGACCGCATCGCGCGCCACAACCCGGTGAGCTTCTTCGGCATGGTCAACGTCCTCGAAGGCACCAGCATCGCGCTCGCGACCCGGGCCGCGGGCACGCTGCAGCGCAGCCTGCAGCTGCCCGCCCAGGCATTCACCTACCTGAACTCCCACGGCAGCCTGGACCAGGAACACATCCGCTTCTTCGAGCGGCTGATGAACCGCCTCGACTGCGCCGACGACCAGGCCGCGGTGGTCCATACCGCGAAAGTGGTCTACCGCCTGTACGCGGACCTGTTCCGCACCCTGGCGCAGTCCGCCTGA
- a CDS encoding SDR family oxidoreductase produces the protein MRLSECRALLTGASGGIGQALAEQLCAGGARVLLAGRETEAFAALEQRYPGQVDCVRADLCERAGRDAVLAAARRCDGLNCLINAAGINRFGLLESQDEEAIAHLIGLNVTATVQLTQRLLPVLRQAPRAVLVNLGSTFGSIGYPGFAAYCASKFAVRGFSEALRRELADSRVKVLYVAPRATRTAMNAAPVVAMNTQLGVAMDDPDAVAARIVEAIRREREELYLGWPEKFFVRLNTVLPRIVDRALRRQLAVVKQFARPAGAHSRSTPPPR, from the coding sequence ATGCGACTTTCCGAATGTCGTGCCCTGCTCACCGGCGCGAGCGGAGGGATCGGCCAGGCGCTGGCCGAGCAGTTGTGCGCCGGTGGCGCCCGGGTGCTGCTGGCCGGGCGCGAGACCGAGGCTTTCGCCGCGCTCGAACAGCGCTACCCCGGCCAGGTCGATTGCGTCCGCGCCGATCTGTGCGAGCGCGCCGGGCGTGACGCGGTGCTGGCCGCCGCGCGCCGCTGCGATGGCCTGAACTGCCTGATCAATGCCGCGGGGATCAACCGCTTCGGCTTGCTCGAAAGCCAGGACGAAGAGGCGATCGCCCACCTGATCGGACTCAACGTCACCGCCACCGTGCAGCTCACCCAGCGTCTGCTGCCGGTGCTGCGCCAGGCGCCGCGTGCCGTGCTGGTCAACCTCGGCTCCACCTTCGGCTCGATCGGCTATCCGGGCTTCGCCGCCTATTGCGCGAGCAAGTTCGCCGTGCGCGGCTTCTCCGAAGCGCTGCGCCGCGAACTGGCCGACAGTCGGGTGAAGGTGCTCTACGTCGCTCCGCGCGCGACCCGCACGGCGATGAACGCCGCGCCCGTGGTGGCGATGAACACGCAGCTCGGGGTCGCGATGGACGATCCGGACGCGGTTGCCGCGCGCATCGTCGAGGCGATCCGCCGCGAGCGCGAAGAGCTCTATCTGGGCTGGCCGGAAAAATTCTTCGTCCGTCTCAACACCGTGCTGCCGCGCATCGTCGATCGCGCGCTGCGTCGCCAGCTGGCGGTGGTCAAGCAGTTTGCCCGCCCCGCCGGTGCGCACTCCCGTTCCACTCCGCCTCCGCGTTGA
- a CDS encoding tetratricopeptide repeat protein: MKPLYRLFPLLFACASLPAFALGEAGQARLHQLQERWAEIHYQLPEKQRETAFAALAGEAGKALADEPQAAELHIWRGIILSTWAGAKGGLGALDLVKQAKAELEQALALDPAALDGSAYTSLGSLYYQVPGWPLGFGDDAQAELLLKKALALNPDGIDPNYFYGDFLRRQKRYPEARAALEKALAAPDRPDRASADAGRRAEIRRLLAEVQEKME; encoded by the coding sequence ATGAAACCCCTCTACCGCCTGTTCCCGCTCCTGTTCGCCTGCGCCAGCCTGCCCGCCTTCGCCCTCGGCGAAGCCGGCCAGGCCAGGCTCCACCAGCTGCAGGAACGCTGGGCCGAAATTCACTACCAGCTGCCGGAAAAACAGCGCGAGACCGCCTTCGCCGCACTCGCCGGGGAGGCCGGGAAGGCGCTCGCCGATGAACCGCAGGCTGCCGAGCTGCACATCTGGCGCGGCATCATCCTCAGCACCTGGGCGGGAGCCAAGGGCGGGCTCGGTGCGCTCGATCTGGTCAAGCAGGCCAAAGCCGAGCTCGAGCAGGCGCTCGCGCTCGACCCCGCAGCGCTCGACGGCTCCGCCTACACCAGCCTGGGCAGCCTCTACTATCAGGTTCCGGGCTGGCCGCTGGGTTTCGGCGACGATGCGCAGGCCGAGCTCCTGCTGAAGAAGGCGCTCGCCCTCAACCCGGACGGGATCGACCCGAATTATTTCTACGGCGACTTCCTGCGCCGGCAGAAGCGCTACCCCGAAGCGCGCGCCGCCCTCGAAAAGGCGCTCGCCGCGCCCGATCGTCCCGACCGCGCCAGTGCCGATGCCGGCCGCCGCGCCGAAATCCGCCGCCTGCTCGCCGAAGTACAGGAAAAGATGGAATGA
- a CDS encoding response regulator, which produces MRILLVEDDAALGQGIRVALKPEAYTVDWVQDGDSALHALRHESFDLAILDLGLPRVDGLEVLRRLRAAANPVPVLVLTARDATADRIAGLDAGADDYLVKPFDVDELKARLRALLRRSFNRPQPVLEYRGIHLDPVNQQVSYRGQAVALQRKEFLLLHELLAQPGRVLTRDRLQQVLYGWDEEAESNALEVHIHHLRRKLFPELIRTVRGVGYLVDKA; this is translated from the coding sequence ATGCGGATATTGCTGGTCGAAGATGACGCCGCCCTCGGGCAGGGGATTCGGGTGGCGCTCAAGCCCGAAGCCTACACCGTGGACTGGGTGCAGGACGGCGACAGCGCCCTCCACGCGCTGCGCCACGAGAGTTTCGATCTCGCCATTCTCGACCTCGGCCTGCCCCGCGTGGACGGGCTGGAAGTGCTGCGCCGCCTGCGCGCTGCGGCCAACCCGGTGCCGGTGCTGGTGCTGACCGCGCGCGACGCCACCGCCGACCGCATCGCCGGGCTGGATGCGGGGGCGGACGACTACCTGGTCAAGCCGTTCGATGTCGATGAGCTGAAGGCGCGCCTGCGTGCCCTGCTGCGGCGCAGCTTCAATCGCCCGCAGCCCGTGCTCGAATACCGCGGCATCCACCTCGACCCGGTCAACCAGCAGGTCAGCTACCGCGGCCAGGCGGTGGCGCTGCAGCGCAAGGAGTTCCTGCTGCTGCATGAACTGCTCGCCCAGCCCGGCCGCGTGCTGACCCGCGACCGCCTGCAGCAGGTGCTCTATGGCTGGGATGAAGAAGCGGAAAGCAACGCGCTCGAAGTGCACATCCACCATCTGCGCAGGAAGCTCTTCCCGGAGCTGATCCGTACCGTGCGCGGCGTCGGCTATCTGGTGGACAAGGCCTGA
- a CDS encoding ATP-binding protein, whose protein sequence is MRSIRSRTLLLVLGLLSLTLTLISYKSYRDARHEVEEVFDAGLVQTARLLAGMVGGELPASMRQAMQAALDEAMAQNGVAGQGDVPAGAVGHEYESKLGFVIYDEHGQALLQSASAPAAALDALDALVQRRPPAAADAATADRAAAPLPEALAGYHEVRVDGHRWRLFMLHDVRDRQWVLVGEREDVRGELAAKIALRSLLPDLIGLPLLAVLVWLAVGWGLRPLARMVRLLKARDPGNLSPLVLAPLPQELEPVVASLNRLLGQLTALLEREKRFLADAAHELRTPLAVLRIHAQNALQAPDPGDREEALKQLVGGVERATRVVTQLLTLARLEPGAAKAGMAPLELATFVRGALAGIIPLALERGQELSFECAEGGDFSVPADAPSLEILLQNLVANALQHSPEGGLVRVELRPSDGVVELSVHDSGPGVPPALRAQVFERFFRHGPGQGAGLGLSIVTRIAELHGGSIELGDSPLGGLEFTVRLPRSAR, encoded by the coding sequence ATGCGCTCGATCCGCAGCCGTACCCTGCTGCTCGTGCTCGGCCTGCTCAGCCTGACGCTGACGTTGATTTCCTATAAGAGCTACCGCGATGCCCGCCATGAAGTCGAGGAAGTGTTCGACGCCGGCCTGGTGCAGACCGCGCGCCTGCTCGCCGGCATGGTCGGCGGCGAGTTGCCGGCGTCGATGCGGCAGGCGATGCAGGCGGCGCTGGACGAAGCGATGGCGCAGAACGGGGTGGCGGGCCAGGGCGATGTACCGGCTGGAGCGGTGGGGCACGAATACGAGAGCAAGCTCGGCTTCGTCATCTACGATGAGCACGGCCAGGCCCTGCTGCAGTCGGCGAGCGCGCCGGCCGCGGCGCTCGATGCGCTCGACGCGCTCGTGCAACGTCGGCCGCCGGCCGCGGCCGATGCCGCGACCGCGGACCGGGCTGCCGCCCCCCTTCCCGAAGCGCTCGCCGGCTACCACGAGGTGCGCGTGGACGGGCACCGCTGGCGGCTGTTCATGCTCCACGATGTACGCGACCGGCAGTGGGTGCTGGTCGGCGAGCGCGAGGACGTGCGCGGCGAACTGGCGGCCAAGATCGCGCTGCGCAGCCTGCTCCCGGACCTGATCGGCCTGCCGCTGCTCGCGGTGCTGGTGTGGCTGGCGGTGGGCTGGGGGCTGCGCCCGCTGGCGCGGATGGTGCGCCTGCTGAAGGCGCGCGACCCCGGCAACCTGTCGCCGCTGGTGCTCGCCCCTCTGCCGCAGGAGCTGGAGCCGGTGGTGGCGTCGCTGAACCGCCTGCTCGGCCAGCTCACCGCGCTGCTCGAACGCGAGAAGCGCTTCCTCGCCGATGCCGCGCACGAGCTGCGCACGCCGCTGGCGGTGCTGCGCATCCATGCCCAGAACGCGCTCCAGGCGCCCGACCCCGGCGATCGCGAGGAGGCCTTGAAGCAGCTGGTCGGCGGCGTCGAGCGCGCCACCCGGGTGGTGACCCAGCTGCTGACCCTCGCCCGCCTCGAACCCGGCGCGGCGAAGGCGGGGATGGCCCCGCTCGAGCTCGCCACCTTCGTCCGCGGTGCGCTCGCCGGGATCATCCCGCTGGCGCTCGAGCGCGGCCAGGAACTGAGCTTCGAGTGCGCCGAAGGCGGCGATTTCAGCGTCCCCGCCGACGCCCCGAGCCTCGAAATCCTGCTCCAGAACCTGGTCGCCAATGCGCTCCAGCACAGCCCGGAAGGGGGCCTGGTCCGGGTCGAGCTGCGCCCGTCCGACGGCGTCGTCGAGCTGAGCGTGCACGACAGCGGCCCCGGCGTGCCGCCGGCGCTGCGGGCCCAGGTGTTCGAGCGCTTCTTCCGCCACGGCCCGGGCCAGGGCGCGGGGCTGGGGCTGTCCATCGTCACCCGGATCGCCGAGCTCCATGGCGGCAGCATCGAACTGGGCGACAGCCCGCTGGGCGGTCTCGAGTTCACCGTCCGGCTGCCGCGATCCGCGAGATGA
- a CDS encoding ATP-binding protein yields the protein MSDEAQAAPTLPLAETLTVEFKSDRKRLPDDELVESLVCMANTDGGELWLGVEDDGTPTGLHQAHQNLFGLPGLVAARTSPSLAVRVEPVELAGVRVARITVPKSSGEVATTAGVYLRRRIKQDGTPECVALLPHERSSRASRFGLVDVSAQAVAGATLADFDPLERERLRQTVRQYGGDRVLLELDDEAMDGALGFTTRDEAGQRVPTLTGLLLIGRETALRDKVPTHEFAFQVLAREAVAFNEFRRFPLLKALDWLETNFRPYNPEREIQVGLFRVPVPKVDMGAFREAVANALVHRDYHRLSAVHVRLDDDGLTISNPGGLVEGVTLDNLLITEPRPRNRTLADAMKRVGIVERSGRGVDTIYRGMLRFGRPEPDYSRTDSNSVVLQLDTASADEVFLKLVVEQEGRQGGAPLPIDSLIALAALREHKRLSAEGLASHIQRDAVRARRTLERLVEAGLVEAHGNVRSRSYTLSADMYRAKGEQVAYTRQAGFSSLQHEQLVLGHVRHHGRIQRSEAMELCRLSGDQAQKLLKRLTADGRLVKQGEKRWTFYTLGDSECA from the coding sequence ATGAGCGACGAAGCGCAAGCTGCACCTACGCTGCCACTCGCGGAAACCTTGACCGTCGAGTTCAAGAGCGACCGCAAGCGCCTGCCCGACGATGAGCTGGTCGAGTCGCTGGTGTGCATGGCCAATACCGACGGCGGTGAGCTGTGGCTGGGCGTGGAGGACGACGGTACGCCCACCGGCCTGCACCAGGCGCATCAGAACTTGTTCGGCTTGCCGGGGTTGGTTGCAGCGCGGACCTCGCCGTCGCTGGCCGTTCGCGTCGAACCGGTAGAGCTTGCCGGCGTACGCGTGGCGCGCATCACCGTCCCCAAATCCTCCGGCGAGGTGGCAACCACGGCGGGCGTGTACCTGCGCCGCCGCATCAAGCAGGACGGCACACCGGAATGCGTGGCGCTGCTGCCGCACGAACGCAGCAGCCGGGCAAGCCGGTTTGGTCTGGTGGATGTTTCGGCGCAAGCGGTGGCCGGCGCCACGTTGGCCGACTTCGACCCGCTGGAGCGCGAGCGTCTGCGCCAGACCGTGCGGCAATATGGCGGCGACCGCGTGCTGCTGGAACTGGATGACGAAGCCATGGACGGCGCGCTGGGCTTCACCACCCGCGACGAGGCCGGCCAGCGCGTGCCGACGCTGACCGGGCTGCTGCTCATCGGCCGCGAAACCGCCTTGCGTGACAAGGTACCCACGCATGAATTCGCCTTTCAGGTACTGGCGCGCGAGGCCGTGGCGTTCAACGAGTTCCGCCGCTTCCCACTGTTGAAGGCGCTGGATTGGCTGGAGACCAATTTCCGCCCCTACAACCCCGAACGCGAGATTCAGGTGGGGCTGTTCCGCGTCCCGGTGCCCAAGGTGGACATGGGGGCATTTCGCGAGGCCGTTGCCAATGCGCTGGTGCATCGTGATTACCACCGCCTGAGCGCGGTGCATGTGCGACTGGACGATGACGGCCTGACCATCAGCAACCCCGGCGGCCTGGTGGAGGGCGTGACCCTGGACAACCTGCTGATCACCGAGCCACGTCCGCGCAACCGCACGCTGGCCGATGCGATGAAGCGGGTCGGCATCGTCGAGCGTTCGGGCCGAGGTGTGGATACGATCTACCGTGGCATGCTGCGCTTTGGCCGCCCCGAGCCGGACTACAGCCGCACCGACAGCAACAGCGTCGTCCTGCAACTGGACACGGCGTCGGCGGACGAAGTTTTTCTAAAACTGGTGGTGGAACAGGAAGGCCGCCAGGGCGGCGCGCCGCTGCCGATCGACAGCCTGATCGCGCTGGCCGCCTTGCGCGAGCACAAGCGGTTGAGTGCCGAAGGGCTGGCATCCCACATCCAGCGTGACGCGGTGCGCGCCAGGCGCACGCTGGAGCGTTTGGTCGAGGCGGGTCTGGTAGAGGCGCATGGGAATGTGCGTAGCCGCAGCTATACCTTGTCGGCGGATATGTATCGGGCCAAGGGTGAACAGGTGGCGTACACGCGGCAAGCGGGTTTCAGCAGCCTGCAGCATGAGCAACTGGTACTGGGCCATGTTCGGCATCACGGACGCATCCAGCGCAGCGAGGCCATGGAGTTGTGCCGCTTGAGCGGGGATCAGGCGCAGAAATTGTTGAAGCGGCTGACGGCGGATGGCCGACTGGTGAAGCAGGGAGAGAAGCGGTGGACGTTCTACACGCTTGGCGATAGCGAGTGTGCGTAA
- a CDS encoding TetR/AcrR family transcriptional regulator produces MSSRHLPADERRAVTVETVVALAGEQNPSEITTATIAERMQLSHGALFRHFPTKEALWGAVMEWVAERLMARIERAVQAEASPLAALEAMFMTHIDFIADHPGVPRMMFGELQRAELTAPKRMAQTLLRRYGERVRALLEAGRAAGEIDPALDIAAAATLFVGTVQGLVVQSLLAGDVGRLRGEAPAVLRIYLRGIRRQA; encoded by the coding sequence ATGAGCTCCCGACACCTTCCCGCCGACGAGCGCCGCGCCGTCACTGTCGAAACCGTGGTGGCGCTGGCCGGAGAGCAGAATCCGAGCGAGATCACCACCGCCACCATCGCCGAGCGCATGCAGCTCAGCCACGGTGCGCTGTTCCGCCACTTCCCGACCAAGGAGGCGCTGTGGGGCGCGGTGATGGAATGGGTCGCCGAGCGTCTGATGGCGCGCATCGAGCGTGCGGTGCAGGCCGAAGCCAGCCCGCTCGCGGCGCTCGAGGCGATGTTCATGACCCACATCGATTTCATCGCCGATCACCCCGGGGTGCCGCGGATGATGTTCGGCGAGCTGCAGCGCGCCGAGCTCACCGCGCCCAAGCGCATGGCGCAAACCCTGCTGCGGCGCTACGGCGAGCGCGTGCGGGCCTTGCTCGAAGCCGGCCGGGCGGCAGGCGAGATCGACCCTGCGCTCGACATCGCCGCCGCGGCCACCTTGTTCGTCGGCACCGTCCAGGGGCTGGTGGTGCAGTCCCTGCTCGCCGGCGACGTCGGCCGCCTCCGCGGTGAGGCGCCGGCGGTGCTCCGCATCTACCTGCGCGGCATCCGGAGGCAGGCATGA
- a CDS encoding efflux RND transporter periplasmic adaptor subunit: protein MKRWLSANGRRLALAAVVLLLAGLLIFVALRAGPLARVQVTVATVEAQALTPALYGIGTVEARYSHRIGPTFAGRVLNVAVQPGERVHAGQVVGEMDPVDLDERLAAQEAARRRAEANVLSAEAQIREAGARQRFAAAQAQRYARLLETHSVSAEAAAAKQQDAQATAAALQAARAGLEAARQEFIRLRAEHDALRLQRANLRLIAPVDGLVTRRDADPGTTVVAGQAVVEIVEPASVWIHARFDQQRASGLQAALPAQIVLRSAAGSALAGRVARIEPLADAVTEEVLAKIDFAALPAPLPPLGELAEVTVELPALPARPVLASASVHRLGGRLGAWVVEDDGALRFAPLRLGTADLDGRVQVLEGLHGGERVVVYSQKALAAGSRIEVVDRLVGAAP from the coding sequence ATGAAGCGATGGCTTTCCGCCAACGGCCGCCGCCTGGCGCTGGCCGCGGTGGTGCTGCTCCTGGCCGGCCTGCTGATCTTCGTCGCCCTGCGCGCGGGGCCGCTGGCGCGCGTGCAGGTGACGGTGGCGACGGTCGAGGCGCAGGCGCTGACGCCGGCGCTGTACGGCATCGGCACCGTGGAGGCGCGCTACAGCCACCGCATCGGTCCGACCTTCGCCGGGCGGGTGCTGAACGTGGCGGTGCAGCCGGGCGAGCGGGTCCATGCTGGGCAGGTGGTGGGCGAGATGGACCCGGTCGATCTCGACGAGCGCCTCGCGGCGCAGGAGGCGGCGCGCCGGCGCGCCGAGGCGAACGTGCTGAGCGCCGAGGCGCAGATCCGCGAGGCCGGTGCGCGCCAGCGTTTCGCCGCGGCGCAGGCGCAGCGCTACGCGCGCCTGCTCGAAACCCACAGCGTCAGCGCCGAGGCCGCGGCCGCGAAGCAGCAGGACGCCCAGGCCACCGCCGCCGCGCTGCAGGCGGCGCGCGCCGGTCTGGAAGCGGCGCGTCAGGAGTTCATCCGCCTGCGTGCGGAGCATGACGCGCTGCGCCTGCAGCGCGCCAACCTGCGCCTGATCGCGCCGGTCGATGGCCTGGTCACGCGCCGCGACGCCGACCCCGGCACCACTGTGGTCGCCGGCCAGGCGGTGGTCGAGATCGTCGAGCCGGCGAGCGTGTGGATCCATGCGCGCTTCGATCAGCAGCGTGCGAGCGGGCTGCAGGCCGCGCTGCCGGCGCAGATCGTGCTCCGCTCGGCGGCCGGCAGCGCGCTCGCCGGGCGGGTGGCGCGCATCGAGCCGCTGGCCGATGCGGTCACCGAGGAAGTGCTGGCGAAGATCGACTTCGCCGCCCTCCCCGCCCCCCTGCCGCCGCTCGGCGAGCTGGCCGAAGTCACCGTCGAGCTGCCGGCCCTGCCGGCGCGGCCGGTGCTGGCCAGCGCCAGCGTGCACCGCCTCGGCGGCCGCCTCGGCGCCTGGGTGGTGGAAGACGACGGCGCGCTGCGCTTTGCGCCGCTGCGCCTGGGCACGGCCGACCTCGACGGCCGCGTGCAGGTGCTCGAGGGCCTGCACGGCGGCGAGCGCGTGGTGGTCTACAGCCAGAAGGCGCTCGCCGCCGGCAGCCGCATCGAGGTCGTCGACCGCCTGGTCGGCGCGGCGCCATGA